ACAAAGGAGAAGAATCCTTAAATCATTTGTTCCTTACATGTATGAATGCAAAAATTTTCTGGAATACGCTAGGCATGGGGAGTTATAAATATAGTCTGTTAACTTATAGTACACCCAAGGAGTGGTTAATTTCGCTACTAAAttatacaacaataacaacaacaacccagtataatcccacaagtggggtctggggagggtaatatgtacgcagaccttaaccCTACCCCGAgaggcagagaggttgtttccaggagacacTCGGCTCAAGACATCAACAAAAGACGATAAGTTAGTACTATCCATAGACTCATACTAAAAATAACATACAATGCacaacataacataaaataacaaaatagcagcaatataagaaatataggaaatacgaaatagatgaaAAGTATACTAATATCCAACAAATAACTCCCTGTATCGGTAGCTGATCAGTAACATTCTAAGATTACCTCATATCTAGCTAGTcacactctagtgcgctgtagaaaCATCCACAGcttccccctaacctacaactttaatgttcgacctccacaattccctatcaagggtcatgtcctcagtaatcctaagacGTGCTAAGTCCTGCCTTATCacatctccccaatacttcttaggtctcacTCTACCTCTCCTCATGCCCACCAcaaccagtcgctcacaccttctcaccggtgcatcagtgctcctcctctgaatgtgcctgaaccatctgagtcttgcttcccgcatcttgtcctctatgggggccacacccaccttctcttgaaaatcttcattcctaatcttattcaTCCTTGTATGCcagcacatccacctcaacatcctcatctatgctactttcatcttctgggtgtgtgagttcttaaccggccaacactcgatCCCATACAGCATTGCAGACCTAACCACTGttttataaaacttaccttttagtaacagtggaactttcttgtcacacaggacccccgtcgctaacctccacttcatccaacccacccctatacggtgtgtgacctCCTCGgcgatctccccgatcccctgaataactgacccaaggtacttgaaactactcctcttagGGATGatttgagagtcaagcctcacttccacacccgcttccgtcggctcagccccaaatttgcactcgaggtattccgtcttcgtcctgctcaacctgaaacctttagactcaagggcatgtctacaaacctctagcCTTTCGTTGACGCCGCGACGTGTCTCATCAATTAGGACTatatcatcagcaaatagcatgcaccatggcacctccccttggatatgatgcgttatggcatccatcaccagggcaaataggaaagggctaagtgcagacccttggtgcaaccccgtaacaacTGGAAAATGCTTAGaatcgcctcctactgtcctaaccgaGTCTTAGCTCCTTCATACATGTCTCTAATCACCTTAATGTAGGCTACCAGaacccctttagcctctaagcaactccataagacctccctaggaaccctgtcgtatgctttctctagatcaataaacaccgtgtggagatccttcttcttgtcCCTATACTGTTCTGCCATCCTCCTAGTAAGATGGATAGTGCACTTACCTTCCATTATAGTTAGAAGAAATTTTCCTATAATTTAAATTAGCGCACTTACCTTCCATTAAGTCTTTAGAATATTTGGATAACTAGAAACAAAAATATGTATGAGGACAAGCATTATGTCATTAATAAAAATTTCACCACGCAACAAGCAACTGAATTCTGTTATCTAGCTGCCTCAtcacataaaatacaaaaaaatattagaGTAGCACTAAAATGGATACCTCCGGAACCTAACATATACAAATTAAATATGGACGCAACACACTCACCACACACTAATAGAAATGGAATTGGTGGAATAATTAGGGATCATGAGGGGAGTTGGATACTGGGTTTCTCAGGTACAGTCCTCTCTCAAACGCCTATTACCACAGAAATACTTGCTTTATTACAGAGACTTATATTATCGGTTCAACACAATATAACACcaattcaagtgaaaattgacGCTAAAGAGGTACTTAGCCTACTGAAGAATAATAATATACTACATGCTAATCTACTAAATGATTGCAGGCACCTTCTCAGACAGCTACATGATCCGCCAGTAAGCCATGTGTACAGAGAGCAAAATAGATTAGCTGATAGACTAGAAAATGTAGGAAACTTTTTGACGGAAGGCTCTACTATGCAGATTTTTGTAGAACCACCACTTTTGGTTAGTAAGATATGGAATGAGGACAAGCTTGGAATAATTACGACACGCTTGCTGCCACAGTGTAGATATGACTTGGAAGTGCAACCTGCAGTGTGTGAAACTAGAAATTATGGCAATAGTCATAAGGTTTTGGAATGTTGTTCTAGTAGCTTGCTTGCTAAAACTACAAACAATATAGCTAGTAGTAGTAATAGTGTACGCATATGCTTGTTTAAATATAATATCTTTCTTTATtatcaaaaacaaaaaaggtgTATGATCAATTCAATTTAGGTCTAAATCATATTATCCTATGAATTTGTATGATGTTATCCTTATTAATTTACACCCATCATATATTACGAAATATCCTTTTTAATCAATATGTATCTTTCATATTGACTATAGAAAAAACTCATGGGTAAAATTTTTAATCTATAGCAACAATTAAATAAAGTTGTTGCCATTTATTGATATTTAGCAACACTATCATTATTGTTGCTAAAAACTCGTTGCCAATTCTATATTTTCTTGCAGTGTTCATGCGACAAGAAATATAAGCTTGTGACGCTTTTGATGTTCAATTgtgtcaaaaagaaaaaaaaatagaattataCATTTCAAATGGTCATTAAAACCAAAAAATTATAAATCGTATTATAATTAAGGCAAGAAGTGACATGTACAAACGAGTTACTTTCGCATGCAAGAAAAGCCGTCCAATGAAGAATAGACAAACTGAGAATTATATATAGTATTCCCAATTAGTTTACGTGCAATTTTCCTAATTATATGAACTAGTTAAAGTCATATTCTTTGACTAATAGCCATTTTTAAAATAGTCGCACCTTCTACCATTGGCCAAATTGTTCAACTAAATGGAAATCCATTTTGATTAATATAAATCCAAAACAGCTAATACTTCCCATTTCGCTGTGTCAATATGATATTAATTAAAGCACTAATGACAAATTCTTCCTATGTTGTGGACACAGACGTAACAATctaatattttattaaaattttaattcTTCCTTTTCAAATTGCTTACACAACTAATAGTATGATATCATTGGCACActaatttatttctttatttggaAAAGACAGTCCACCGCCAGAAGTCATGTTTAATTTTAAATGCTATCTCTAAATATTCATTAAAAAAGATTTGCAAATTGCATTCAATACTACTAACTAAAGAAAGCATGGATAAGCATCATCCTCATGtatgaaatgaaaaataaaatgaagacAAGAAAGAATTATTCTGCAATTGGAGGGGCTATTACCACTTGTGCTTATCAATTTGAAGATCCCACTAGTTTTTATTGGATAGAAGCCCATTTTCTTCTCtgatttaatttattgttaatctATCTATGGTTGTTGAATTTTTTCACCAAATGTTTAAAATTCTTTGTTCATTGAGAAAATGGCCCTTTTTCCCAGTTGAATTCCTTGTAACACAATTCACATGATTGGTCATAAATATGGGCGGAACTAGAATGGCAAAATAGGGTCTACTTGAATAAATTATAGTGtatatataaaattaattatgTTTTATTATAGAAATAAACCTCTGATAAAAATGATGCCTTCGCCATTCGTTATCATATTAGTCCATATAAAACTTTGTAGAGGTGAACATTTTTTTATTCTAACGTTTATCCAAGTTATCTTTTGTAATCCTTATCCTCGAGATTGAGCTTCACatccttattttttttaattatcagaAAAGTTCATTATAAGGTAATTTTTCTCCCATAGTTATTATAGGTTAATGACTTTCTACATACATGTAAAAACACAGCACTCAATCGAAAAATGGACTGGCAATCACATTAATTTGACGATTTAGTTTTAAGATGAGAGCAGATTTCAAATGAGATAGTGGAAATTTTAGACGTATTAATAGATGTCACTGACATAGTGATATTTCGATTTTGTCCTAATCTTTGAATAACTTTTTGATACCAATATAGCTTGACGGATTATTCATTTCAATTAGTTGGTCGATGACAATGAGACACTTTGACCCAATGGAACCTCTTCACAATTTTAATCGAGACTCAACTATATATGATATTAACCTTTATTACTATATAAATCGTAGTTGAGAGTCATCTTTAATATAAGTAGTCATATGATAACTGTATTGTCACTTGTGATATCAATCTCTCAATAATGGATGCCCATAATTAAAGTAAAACCAGCCACAAGTAATGAGACATGAGTTCCATTTACATTGCTCCTTAAGTATGCGATAAACAACTGTAAATCATTAAGTCAAATCAAGGATGGCCAACCCATCATGATCAAATATATTTAACAATGTATAGGAAATGTTTTTCCATGATTTCCCGTCTGAGTTCCGATTAATTCGGATTCGCGTTGAGAAGTACCAATGTAAAGGTAAAAAAGTTTTTATTAAAAGCGATTTTATATCCAGGATTCGAATTCGAAATCTTTAATTAAGGATGAAGAAATAGTTATCAGTATCTTTAGTAGTAACTGGTATATATAGAAAATGTTAACGAAAAAGGAACCTATATGTATAATATATTTTTTTCGGTCAGTTGTAGCTCCGTTCCTATAAACACCGGCTGCATGTAAGTCTTTCCCTGTCGTAAATCTATTACAATAAATCTAGGAGGGCCGACGTTGATGAATATTACCAATAATCTCAAGACGTTTAACAGTATTAGTTGAGACTTTGTAATCTGAAAAAACGACCAAGACACCCAGCCATTCAGCAAACATGGGCCAAACTCCACCATAATTTGGGGAAGATAAGctttaatattaaataaaatctaAAATATTCCTTTGCACACACTATTTGGAATGATTTTTATACGAGGGGGCCATGTTTATGTGTCGAATTTTTAGTGATTAATCGGCTTCTCTATGGCCAACCATGACTTCTTCATATGGTCATGTTTCACCGACTATCACCAAATATTTATTACTTAAATTTCGTGGTTAAACATAGTTTACTAATATTATTTAATCATATATTAATCTTATAATGTACTTTTGTTTAGTCTTTTGACCATTTAAAATACATGAAGTATTGCAGTACATATATCAGCAGAGACAAATTTTGATGAAGTTACTCGACACGATGATTTCTTTTTATCTGTCTAAATTTTGATGAAGTTATAGTTAGAAAAAATAATGAGATGACATGATTTGGCTTCGATAGTATAAATACTATCCTTAAAGAATTTAAGCTTCTCACTTTGTTGTTGCATGGATAATAACAGAATTCCTTCAGGAATTTACAAAGCCTCTGAAATTCGAGTTTCAATAATTAACTCGAATTTTCCATAAGAACAGAATGTTTGTGAGTTGTAGAAAATAAGTAGAAGAGAAAGAGATGAAAATTTTCCGATGTTTTTCGTTTTGGAGATGATATGGGTACTTATAATACCTTTAGGAGTATGTTGGAATTAACAGACTCATCTTTTCATAAAAGACACCTTTTAAAACTAATAGTCacctttttttgaatttaaaaaaaaacggtTAAAaatgtttttctgaaatttaattaaaaaaatatatttttaattaataataaaatgatgTGTGACTAAAATATTAATTTTGGGCTACTTAATTGGCCCAAAACtcaagttt
This sequence is a window from Nicotiana sylvestris chromosome 3, ASM39365v2, whole genome shotgun sequence. Protein-coding genes within it:
- the LOC138888620 gene encoding uncharacterized protein, with protein sequence MDAITHHIQGEVPWCMLFADDIVLIDETRRGVNERLEVCRHALESKGFRLSRTKTEYLECKFGAEPTEAGVEVRLDSQIIPKRSSFKYLGSVIQGIGEIAEEVTHRIGVGWMKWRLATGVLCDKKVPLLLKGKFYKTVVRSAMLMNKIRNEDFQEKVGVAPIEDKMREARLRWFRHIQRRSTDAPVRRCERLVVVGMRRGRVRPKKYWGDVIRQDLARLRITEDMTLDRELWRSNIKVVG